In bacterium, a genomic segment contains:
- a CDS encoding nucleotide exchange factor GrpE, which yields MKKKKMSEIKAERAEELPSEEKTPPKEELETVSVKELEELKTKAHLADDYLDHLKRLKAEFENFKKRMIREKEQFLKLANEGLILELLPVMDNFERAINHGEDNSEGLLEGMKLIKKQWDDVLAKRGLSRMEVVGQKFDPTKHEAMLHMESEEHPEEHITEELISGYQLNDKVLRPAKVVVSKGAKE from the coding sequence ATGAAGAAGAAAAAGATGAGCGAAATAAAAGCCGAGAGAGCCGAAGAGCTACCTTCAGAAGAGAAGACACCCCCAAAAGAAGAACTCGAAACTGTAAGCGTAAAGGAACTTGAGGAGTTAAAGACCAAGGCCCATCTGGCTGACGATTACCTGGACCATCTGAAGAGGCTGAAGGCTGAATTTGAAAACTTCAAAAAGCGGATGATTCGCGAGAAAGAGCAATTTCTCAAGTTGGCTAATGAAGGATTAATTTTGGAGCTGTTGCCGGTTATGGACAATTTTGAGCGGGCCATAAATCATGGGGAAGATAACTCGGAGGGTCTGTTAGAGGGGATGAAATTGATCAAAAAACAATGGGATGATGTTCTGGCCAAAAGGGGGTTGAGCCGAATGGAGGTAGTGGGCCAGAAATTTGATCCCACCAAACATGAGGCTATGCTTCACATGGAAAGCGAGGAACACCCGGAAGAGCATATAACTGAAGAGCTAATTAGCGGCTATCAGTTAAACGATAAGGTGCTGCGGCCAGCCAAGGTGGTCGTATCTAAAGGAGCTAAGGAATGA
- the hrcA gene encoding heat-inducible transcriptional repressor HrcA — protein MDSSLLLERNKKILEAVIQKFAATAKPVSSKTIAPYFRLSSATIRHIFSELEQAGYLGHPHTSAGRIPTDRGYRLYVDSLMEAKHLTPEEQELIKEKYRRISTQKRDMRQIIPFLLADLVHYPAITLTIWDKSSLRHIEFLKLDKRRLVILLVMSTGLTKDQVVLLKREIAHDFLKELTDDLNRELGGHNLREVLAWLEDRWPLDKEVEDILTHLLSMIEGILDEEISLEGVYMISREPEFFDGRRLGKLLKTLEERQILAEIINRHQNQEGPWVSIGQENLCPDIQNCSLVMATYRNKQETVGTLGIIGPTRMRYERVVPVVDFVSKMATTMLTEGEI, from the coding sequence ATGGATAGTTCTCTCCTGCTTGAAAGAAACAAAAAGATTCTTGAGGCGGTTATTCAGAAGTTTGCGGCTACGGCGAAGCCGGTTAGTTCAAAAACCATTGCCCCTTATTTCCGCCTTTCCAGCGCCACGATTCGACACATCTTCTCTGAACTGGAACAAGCCGGCTATCTCGGGCATCCCCATACCTCGGCCGGCCGGATCCCAACTGACAGGGGATATAGATTATATGTCGATAGCTTGATGGAGGCTAAACATTTAACCCCAGAAGAACAAGAACTTATTAAAGAGAAATATCGGAGGATAAGCACCCAAAAGAGGGATATGAGGCAGATTATACCCTTCCTTTTAGCTGATCTGGTTCACTATCCGGCTATTACCTTAACTATTTGGGATAAAAGCTCCCTAAGACATATAGAATTTCTTAAATTAGACAAACGAAGGCTGGTCATCCTGCTGGTAATGAGTACAGGGCTAACTAAGGATCAGGTCGTCCTTCTGAAGCGTGAGATTGCCCACGATTTTTTAAAAGAATTAACTGATGACCTTAACAGGGAGTTGGGTGGGCATAACTTGAGAGAGGTCTTAGCCTGGCTTGAGGATCGGTGGCCTCTGGATAAAGAGGTGGAAGATATTCTAACACATCTTCTTTCTATGATTGAGGGGATACTTGATGAGGAGATATCCCTGGAAGGAGTATATATGATCTCCAGAGAACCAGAGTTTTTTGATGGCCGTAGATTAGGCAAGCTGCTTAAGACCCTGGAGGAAAGGCAAATTTTGGCAGAGATCATTAATCGACACCAGAATCAAGAGGGGCCGTGGGTTTCTATTGGCCAAGAAAATCTTTGTCCGGACATCCAAAACTGCAGTCTGGTTATGGCCACTTACCGGAATAAACAGGAGACAGTAGGGACACTGGGAATAATTGGTCCTACCAGGATGAGATACGAACGAGTAGTGCCCGTAGTAGATTTTGTCTCTAAAATGGCAACTACGATGTTAACGGAGGGAGAGATATGA
- a CDS encoding type II toxin-antitoxin system VapC family toxin, whose amino-acid sequence MFLLDTNIVIAFLKGEPIISEKVLSQIDHVALSSLVVAELDYGAKASQNSIKNLEKLYSFISLTEVIVFDLECAKTFGTIKSKLRVFGKPTGEVDALLAVTAIAHNAALVTKNRKHFENIEGLKLEVW is encoded by the coding sequence ATGTTTTTGCTTGATACAAACATTGTTATTGCTTTTCTAAAAGGAGAGCCAATTATTTCAGAAAAAGTTCTCTCTCAGATTGACCATGTGGCCTTGAGTTCTCTGGTAGTAGCAGAATTGGATTATGGAGCAAAAGCATCGCAGAACTCTATAAAGAATCTTGAAAAACTTTACAGTTTTATAAGCCTTACGGAAGTAATTGTTTTTGACCTTGAATGTGCTAAGACATTTGGAACTATAAAAAGTAAACTGCGGGTATTTGGCAAACCAACAGGTGAGGTAGATGCCCTTCTCGCTGTTACAGCGATAGCTCATAATGCCGCGCTTGTTACCAAAAACAGGAAACATTTTGAAAATATTGAAGGATTGAAATTAGAAGTATGGTAA
- a CDS encoding nucleotide sugar dehydrogenase: MASKTIVVIGMGYVGIPCAALLADVEGFNVIGVQRRSKRSGWKIDALNSGKNPFEGDEPGLAELIERVVLEKKSFRATDDISVCKEADVILIDVQTPTDENRIPQYLSLREVSMNAGKYLSPSTLIVIESTVAPGTTQHIVQPLLEENSGLKAGQDFHLAFSYERVMPGKLLEFLINFPRVVGGIDEKSTEMAAELYRHIVKAGVTTTDCLTAEVAKTVENAYRDVNIAFANEMALVCESMGVNVYQVRELLNARHDRHMHIPGAGVGGHCLPKDTWLLRFGLKEYGIKDVDTDIIALARQINDFMPLHMASLIENAFVVEEAKSLSEARVAVLGIAYLEDSDDTRNTPTLPLIRELEKKGAQVIAHDPYVREADFEEGIEMTRDLDEALKGADCAAIVTKHSDYFKLDLRRAKELMRTPIIVDGRNVFDRKTCVEAGFAYRGIGKG, from the coding sequence ATGGCATCAAAAACAATTGTCGTTATTGGGATGGGATACGTAGGTATCCCCTGCGCTGCCCTCCTGGCGGACGTAGAGGGATTTAATGTTATTGGGGTCCAGAGACGTTCCAAACGTTCAGGTTGGAAAATAGACGCCTTAAACAGCGGTAAGAACCCTTTTGAGGGAGATGAGCCTGGATTAGCTGAATTAATTGAACGGGTGGTCCTCGAGAAAAAGAGTTTTAGAGCCACTGATGACATTAGTGTCTGTAAGGAGGCGGATGTTATTCTTATTGATGTGCAAACACCCACCGATGAGAACCGAATACCCCAGTATCTCTCACTTCGGGAAGTAAGTATGAATGCCGGGAAATATCTTTCACCCAGCACCCTGATTGTTATTGAATCTACGGTTGCCCCTGGAACGACCCAACATATTGTTCAACCTCTCTTAGAAGAAAACTCTGGGCTTAAGGCCGGCCAGGATTTTCATCTGGCCTTTTCTTATGAAAGGGTTATGCCGGGTAAACTTCTGGAATTTCTGATCAACTTTCCCCGGGTAGTAGGCGGCATAGATGAAAAGAGCACTGAGATGGCGGCTGAATTATATCGTCACATTGTCAAGGCCGGGGTAACGACTACCGATTGCCTTACGGCTGAAGTAGCTAAAACGGTTGAGAATGCTTATCGGGATGTTAATATTGCCTTTGCTAATGAAATGGCCTTGGTGTGTGAAAGTATGGGAGTTAATGTTTATCAGGTCCGTGAATTACTTAACGCCAGACACGATCGTCATATGCATATACCAGGGGCCGGGGTGGGCGGACATTGCCTGCCTAAGGATACCTGGCTCCTGAGGTTTGGACTAAAGGAGTATGGGATAAAAGACGTAGACACGGACATTATTGCCCTGGCCAGACAAATCAACGACTTTATGCCTCTCCATATGGCTTCGTTGATAGAAAATGCCTTTGTGGTAGAGGAGGCCAAATCGCTTTCTGAAGCCCGGGTGGCTGTCCTGGGCATAGCTTACCTGGAGGACTCTGATGATACCCGAAATACGCCGACACTACCTCTAATCAGAGAACTTGAGAAAAAGGGGGCTCAGGTTATCGCCCATGATCCCTATGTTCGGGAGGCAGACTTTGAGGAAGGGATAGAGATGACCAGAGATTTGGATGAGGCCCTCAAGGGCGCTGACTGTGCGGCCATTGTCACGAAGCACAGTGACTATTTTAAGTTAGACCTTCGCCGGGCAAAAGAATTGATGAGAACTCCCATTATAGTTGATGGCCGGAATGTTTTTGACCGGAAGACATGTGTGGAAGCAGGTTTTGCCTACCGTGGAATTGGGAAGGGATAA